One Roseomonas sp. OT10 DNA window includes the following coding sequences:
- a CDS encoding VirB3 family type IV secretion system protein, protein MAVGADHSADVPGFSVPVHRALTEHILLGGAPRSLAILNGTLAAALGLGLRLWLVGLALWAVGHFAAVWAAKRDAQFVDVVRKHLRIPGHLAT, encoded by the coding sequence ATGGCCGTTGGAGCGGATCATAGCGCGGACGTGCCGGGCTTTTCCGTGCCGGTTCATCGTGCGCTGACCGAGCACATCCTGCTCGGCGGTGCGCCGCGCTCGCTCGCGATCCTCAATGGCACCCTGGCCGCCGCGCTTGGCTTGGGCCTTCGCCTTTGGCTGGTCGGGCTGGCGCTATGGGCAGTCGGCCACTTCGCCGCCGTCTGGGCGGCCAAACGTGATGCGCAATTTGTCGACGTCGTGCGCAAACATCTGCGCATCCCCGGCCACTTGGCGACTTGA
- a CDS encoding relaxase/mobilization nuclease domain-containing protein, translated as MSGEDDFRIRPGRIRSTRAQQARPFIAQALAAAQRAGGRVSRSGQITKSNRSRFGRGQRATVQANRLLTSRSRNVVIKTRVVRHTAKAAPLSAHLNYLRREGVTRDGEKAKLFGPETGDDDPKAFAERTQDDRHHFRFIVSPEDATEMSDLKTYARDLMGQMEKDLGTKLDWVGVDHWNTDNPHVHIILRGRTDDGQDLVISRDYIKEGMRARAQDLVTQELGPRTEQEIRRNLGRQVEAERWTDLDRQISRDSYRTGIVDLAPRPDQKPDEFHALKVGRLRKLETLGLADQVGPGQWVVSETAEKTLRALGERGDIIKRIHRGLTERGIERGAASYVLAGESIDDPVIGRLVDRGLDDELKGTAYAVVDGTDGRTHHIKLPDLDAAADSAPGSIVELRKFDDVQGRRRVALAVRSDLDIEQQVHATGATWLDRQAIAREPVALGGGGFGAEVRQAMDRRAEHLIHQGLAERQTRGVSFSPGLIETLRQREVEALGEKLAAETGRPFSKAGTGEYVAGTYRQRFALASGRFAMIDDGLGFQLVPWSPSLERQLGQHVSGVSRGGGGVDWSFGRNRGLGM; from the coding sequence ATGAGCGGCGAGGACGATTTCCGCATCCGGCCTGGCCGCATCCGCTCGACCCGCGCGCAACAGGCACGGCCCTTCATCGCTCAGGCACTTGCGGCCGCACAGCGGGCTGGCGGCCGCGTCTCGCGATCCGGCCAGATCACCAAGAGCAATCGCTCGCGGTTCGGTCGCGGGCAGCGCGCGACAGTGCAGGCCAACCGGCTCCTGACCAGCCGGTCGCGCAACGTGGTTATCAAGACGCGCGTCGTGCGGCACACCGCCAAGGCCGCGCCGCTTAGCGCCCACCTCAACTACCTCCGGCGCGAGGGTGTTACCCGGGACGGGGAGAAGGCCAAGCTGTTCGGTCCCGAGACCGGAGACGACGATCCCAAGGCCTTCGCTGAGCGAACCCAGGACGACCGCCATCATTTCCGCTTCATCGTCTCACCGGAGGACGCAACGGAGATGTCCGACCTCAAGACATACGCCCGCGACCTGATGGGGCAGATGGAAAAGGACCTCGGCACCAAGCTCGACTGGGTCGGCGTCGATCATTGGAACACCGACAATCCCCATGTCCACATCATCCTGCGGGGACGTACCGACGACGGCCAGGACCTCGTAATCTCCCGCGACTACATCAAGGAGGGCATGCGCGCCCGCGCGCAGGACCTCGTCACCCAGGAACTGGGGCCCCGCACCGAGCAGGAGATCCGTCGTAACCTCGGACGTCAGGTCGAGGCGGAACGCTGGACCGATCTCGATCGGCAGATCTCCCGCGACAGCTATCGCACCGGCATCGTCGACCTCGCGCCACGTCCCGATCAGAAGCCTGACGAGTTCCACGCGTTGAAGGTCGGCAGGCTGCGCAAGCTGGAGACGCTTGGTCTCGCCGATCAGGTCGGTCCCGGTCAGTGGGTTGTGTCGGAGACTGCGGAGAAGACTCTACGCGCCCTCGGTGAACGCGGCGACATCATCAAGCGCATCCATCGTGGCCTGACCGAGCGCGGCATCGAGCGTGGCGCCGCGAGCTATGTGCTCGCGGGCGAAAGCATCGATGACCCTGTCATCGGGCGTCTGGTCGATCGCGGTCTCGACGACGAACTGAAGGGCACGGCCTATGCCGTCGTCGACGGCACCGACGGGCGAACCCATCATATTAAGCTCCCCGATCTCGACGCGGCTGCCGACAGCGCGCCGGGTTCGATCGTCGAGCTGCGCAAGTTCGACGACGTGCAGGGCCGCCGCCGTGTCGCACTCGCTGTTCGATCCGATCTCGATATCGAACAGCAGGTCCATGCGACCGGCGCCACCTGGCTCGACCGGCAGGCTATCGCCCGCGAACCGGTGGCTCTCGGTGGTGGCGGCTTTGGCGCGGAGGTGCGGCAGGCAATGGACCGACGCGCCGAGCATCTTATCCACCAAGGGCTCGCCGAGCGTCAGACCCGCGGCGTCAGCTTCTCGCCGGGGCTGATCGAAACTTTGCGCCAGCGCGAGGTCGAAGCGCTCGGGGAGAAGCTCGCGGCCGAGACCGGCCGGCCATTCTCGAAGGCCGGAACGGGCGAGTATGTGGCGGGCACCTATCGCCAGCGCTTCGCGCTCGCCTCCGGCCGCTTCGCCATGATCGACGACGGGCTCGGCTTCCAGCTCGTGCCCTGGTCGCCGTCCCTCGAACGTCAACTCGGCCAGCACGTCTCCGGGGTCTCGCGCGGGGGCGGCGGCGTCGACTGGAGCTTCGGCCGCAATCGCGGCCTCGGCATGTAG
- the trbB gene encoding P-type conjugative transfer ATPase TrbB: MLRTALGPAIATFLEDPAIVEVMLNPDGRLWVDRLSEGLSDTGERLSPADGERIVRLVAHHVGAEVHAGAPRVSAELPETGERFEGLLPPVVSAPAFAIRKPAVAVFTLDDYVAAGIMLSDQAETLRQAVLHRRNILVAGGTSTGKTTLTNALLAEVSKTSDRVVLIEDTRELQCAAPNLVAMRTKDGVASLSDLVRSSLRLRPDRIPIGEVRGAEALDLLKAWGTGHPGGVGTIHAGTAIGALRRMEQLIQEAVVTVPRALIAETIDLVAVLSGRGSSRRLAELARVEGLGPDGDYCVTPTIPSISGDR, encoded by the coding sequence ATGCTGCGCACTGCGCTCGGCCCGGCGATCGCCACGTTTTTGGAAGACCCCGCGATCGTCGAGGTGATGCTCAACCCCGACGGGCGGCTCTGGGTCGACCGGTTGTCGGAAGGTCTCTCCGACACCGGTGAACGCCTATCTCCAGCCGACGGCGAACGCATAGTTCGACTTGTCGCGCATCACGTCGGGGCCGAGGTTCATGCCGGGGCGCCTCGCGTCTCCGCCGAACTGCCTGAAACAGGGGAGCGGTTTGAGGGCCTTCTGCCGCCGGTGGTGTCCGCGCCGGCTTTCGCGATCAGGAAGCCAGCCGTCGCCGTGTTCACGCTCGATGACTATGTCGCGGCAGGCATCATGCTGTCCGACCAAGCCGAAACGCTGCGTCAGGCCGTTCTTCATAGGCGGAACATTCTCGTAGCCGGCGGCACCTCCACCGGTAAGACCACGCTCACGAACGCCCTGTTAGCGGAGGTATCGAAGACTTCCGATCGCGTCGTGTTGATCGAGGACACCCGTGAACTGCAATGCGCCGCGCCAAACCTGGTCGCAATGCGCACGAAGGACGGCGTCGCTTCTCTCTCCGATCTTGTCCGTTCCTCGCTGCGTCTTCGTCCCGACCGCATCCCGATCGGCGAGGTGCGCGGTGCAGAGGCGCTCGATCTGCTGAAGGCCTGGGGCACTGGGCATCCCGGCGGCGTCGGCACGATCCACGCCGGCACCGCCATCGGCGCTCTTCGCCGGATGGAGCAACTCATCCAGGAAGCCGTCGTCACGGTTCCGCGCGCGCTGATCGCCGAGACCATTGATCTGGTTGCGGTGCTCTCCGGCCGCGGCTCCTCGCGCCGCCTGGCCGAGCTTGCCCGCGTCGAAGGCCTGGGCCCCGACGGTGACTACTGCGTCACTCCAACAATTCCGTCCATCTCAGGAGACAGGTAA
- a CDS encoding DUF736 domain-containing protein: protein MPVIGQFMRENDGFIGHLTTLSIHQDIIIVAAEPSEAENAPDYRVHVLDTMSNETGAEIGAGWKRTGEKAGEYVSLQLDDPTFEHPIRANLFQSADDKSAWGLHWNRPPKRGERD from the coding sequence ATGCCCGTGATCGGTCAATTCATGCGCGAGAATGATGGCTTCATCGGCCATCTGACGACACTTTCCATACACCAGGACATCATCATCGTCGCGGCCGAGCCGTCCGAAGCTGAGAACGCGCCCGACTACCGCGTCCATGTGCTCGACACCATGAGCAACGAGACCGGCGCGGAGATCGGCGCGGGTTGGAAGCGCACCGGCGAGAAGGCCGGCGAATACGTCTCGCTGCAGCTTGACGATCCGACCTTCGAACATCCGATCCGCGCCAACCTGTTCCAGTCGGCCGACGACAAGTCCGCCTGGGGCCTGCACTGGAACCGTCCGCCAAAGCGCGGCGAGCGGGACTGA
- a CDS encoding CopG family transcriptional regulator, which produces MKALAAHAARRDLSLSLVAEAGIASFLSPDAAERQEAATTKRLDQLDRRMARMERDLGISVETLAVFIRFWLTSNPPLPEPAQVAARAKASERYEAFVTALGRRLAQGPKLRQEIAEDIPARDAE; this is translated from the coding sequence ATGAAGGCGCTCGCAGCCCATGCTGCCCGGCGCGATCTGTCCCTGTCACTGGTAGCCGAGGCCGGTATCGCTTCATTCCTCTCGCCGGACGCTGCCGAGCGTCAGGAGGCCGCGACGACGAAGCGGCTTGACCAGCTCGACCGACGCATGGCGCGTATGGAGCGCGATCTGGGAATATCGGTCGAGACGCTCGCAGTGTTCATCCGCTTCTGGCTGACCTCCAACCCGCCGTTGCCGGAGCCGGCGCAGGTCGCGGCTCGCGCCAAAGCGTCGGAGCGCTACGAAGCCTTCGTGACCGCGCTCGGAAGACGACTCGCGCAAGGTCCGAAGCTCAGGCAGGAAATCGCGGAAGACATCCCCGCGCGCGACGCGGAATAA
- a CDS encoding TrbC/VirB2 family protein encodes MIKHALRIRRHIATAASVTFISIALAPAAHASGSSMPWEAPLQSILESIEGPVAKIIAVMIIIITGLTLAFGDTSGGARRLIQIVFGLSIAFAASSFFLSFFSFGGGALV; translated from the coding sequence ATGATCAAGCATGCCCTGCGCATCCGCCGTCACATCGCCACGGCGGCTTCCGTCACTTTCATTTCCATAGCCCTCGCACCTGCCGCTCATGCGTCCGGTTCGTCGATGCCATGGGAAGCTCCCCTGCAGTCGATTCTCGAATCGATCGAGGGCCCGGTCGCAAAGATCATCGCGGTGATGATCATCATCATCACCGGCCTGACTCTCGCCTTCGGCGACACGTCGGGCGGAGCGCGCCGCCTGATCCAGATCGTGTTCGGCCTGTCGATCGCCTTCGCCGCGTCGAGCTTCTTCCTGTCGTTCTTCTCGTTCGGCGGCGGGGCGCTTGTCTGA
- a CDS encoding S26 family signal peptidase has translation MTRLSYAIATTAAVSLLGLASIASFAPRLIWNASASTPVGFYTIGDVGALDVTDLVAVDAPEPLATFLSDGDYLPRGVPLLKRVAALPGQRVCRTGLAITVDGVPIGDALDRDRRGRPLPVWQGCRLVAAGELFLMNWQVRDSLDGRYFGPLPATAVIGRATPLYTDEDGDGRFVWRAPTR, from the coding sequence ATGACGCGGCTCTCCTACGCCATCGCCACGACGGCGGCGGTGTCGCTTCTAGGCCTCGCCTCGATCGCCTCATTCGCGCCGCGCCTCATCTGGAACGCTTCAGCCAGCACGCCGGTCGGCTTCTACACGATCGGCGATGTAGGCGCCCTCGACGTGACCGATCTGGTGGCGGTCGACGCGCCCGAGCCGCTCGCGACATTCCTGTCCGATGGCGACTACCTGCCACGCGGCGTACCGCTCTTGAAGCGCGTCGCCGCGCTCCCGGGTCAGCGGGTTTGCCGGACCGGGCTCGCTATCACGGTCGACGGCGTGCCGATCGGCGACGCCCTCGATCGCGATCGTCGCGGTCGCCCGCTCCCCGTTTGGCAGGGCTGCCGCTTGGTCGCGGCTGGCGAGTTGTTCCTGATGAACTGGCAGGTCCGCGACAGCCTCGACGGCCGCTACTTCGGCCCGCTTCCGGCCACCGCCGTGATCGGCCGGGCCACCCCTCTCTACACCGACGAGGACGGCGATGGCCGCTTCGTCTGGCGCGCGCCGACGCGGTGA
- a CDS encoding lytic transglycosylase domain-containing protein, giving the protein MPATRIKPVVGGRIALRRAALLLLSGLVLAGSAASTACAQQAQVEQPSRSDPYGAYIAEASQRFGVPETWIRAVMRVESAGDVRAISSAGAMSLMQIMPVTWEELRVRHRLGGNPYDPRDNILAGAAYLREMHDRYGSPGFLAAYNAGPGRYEEYLAGRPLPAETRAYVATLAPIVGGGELTGPVMVASADPLTWTRAPLFVAQSAGRESVVPLQSEGKSDTATAAAPVRDQGPVASPTDGLFVARSVSGGPR; this is encoded by the coding sequence ATGCCCGCCACACGCATCAAACCTGTCGTCGGAGGGAGGATCGCCCTCCGACGTGCAGCTCTCCTTCTCCTTTCCGGCCTGGTCCTCGCCGGATCCGCCGCGAGCACTGCATGCGCCCAGCAGGCGCAGGTCGAGCAGCCATCACGCAGCGATCCCTATGGCGCGTACATCGCAGAGGCGTCTCAGCGGTTTGGCGTTCCAGAAACGTGGATACGTGCCGTCATGCGCGTCGAAAGCGCGGGCGATGTGCGCGCGATCTCGTCGGCCGGCGCAATGAGCCTGATGCAAATCATGCCCGTCACGTGGGAGGAGTTGCGCGTCCGGCATCGGCTCGGCGGCAATCCCTACGACCCCCGGGACAACATTCTGGCGGGTGCTGCATATCTGCGCGAGATGCACGACCGCTACGGATCGCCGGGGTTTTTGGCGGCGTACAACGCGGGTCCGGGCCGCTACGAAGAGTATCTCGCCGGCCGCCCATTGCCGGCCGAAACGCGCGCCTATGTCGCGACGCTCGCCCCCATCGTGGGGGGCGGTGAACTCACCGGCCCTGTCATGGTGGCGTCCGCCGATCCGCTGACCTGGACGAGAGCGCCGCTCTTCGTCGCACAGTCGGCCGGCAGAGAGTCTGTCGTGCCGTTGCAGTCTGAAGGCAAGTCGGACACCGCCACGGCGGCGGCACCGGTGCGCGATCAAGGCCCCGTGGCTTCGCCCACCGATGGCCTTTTCGTTGCGCGCAGCGTTTCCGGGGGACCGCGATGA
- a CDS encoding conjugal transfer protein TraG, with translation MSATKILWGQILTVFLIVLMTTWGATQWTAYRLGFQPQLGQPWFELAGWPIYYPPAFFWWWYFYDAYAPPIFVEGAYIAASGGFISIAVAIGMSVWRAREAKNVETYGSARWARPEEVKAAGLLGPDGVVLGRHEREYLRHDGPEHVLCFAPTRSGKGVGLVVPSLLTWPGSAIVHDIKGENWTLTAGYRAWHGRVLLFDPTNAKSAAYNPLLEVRRGEWEVRDVQNIADILVDPEGSLEKRNHWEKTSHALLVGAILHVLYAEADKTLAGVAAFLSDPKRPIESTLAAMMKTAHLGEAGPHPVIASAARELLNKSDNERSGVLSTAMSFLGLYRDPVVAEVTRRCDWRIADMVGGKYPTTLYLVVPPSDINRTKPLIRLILNQVGRRLTEDLQAKGNRHRLLLMLDEFPALGRLDFFESALAFMAGYGLKAFLIAQSLNQIEKAYGPNNSILDNCHVRVSFATNDERTAKRVSDALGTATEMKAMKNYAGHRLSPWLGHLMVSRSETARQLLTPGEIMQLPPSDEIVMVAGIPPIRAKKARYYEDRRLQERILTPPALTKPASARADDWSALAIPKPPVLSAPATADNLADDDPTDSEQRHQPELSRTKTVERKAIVDNEFEIDPRDDVDEDAARLSRMTQTMRQVARQASLDPGDGIEL, from the coding sequence ATGTCGGCGACGAAAATCCTCTGGGGGCAGATCCTCACCGTTTTCCTGATCGTGTTGATGACGACCTGGGGCGCCACGCAATGGACAGCCTACCGTCTCGGCTTCCAGCCCCAGCTCGGTCAGCCTTGGTTCGAACTGGCCGGATGGCCGATCTATTATCCCCCGGCCTTCTTCTGGTGGTGGTATTTCTACGACGCCTATGCGCCGCCGATCTTTGTCGAGGGCGCCTATATCGCCGCGTCGGGTGGCTTCATCTCCATCGCCGTCGCGATCGGCATGTCGGTATGGCGGGCGCGTGAAGCCAAGAACGTCGAGACCTATGGCTCGGCCCGCTGGGCGCGACCGGAAGAGGTGAAGGCGGCAGGACTGCTCGGCCCCGACGGAGTCGTACTCGGCAGGCATGAGCGCGAGTATCTTCGCCATGACGGTCCGGAGCATGTGCTGTGCTTCGCGCCGACCCGTTCCGGCAAGGGCGTTGGCCTGGTGGTGCCTTCGCTCTTGACCTGGCCGGGGTCAGCGATCGTCCACGACATCAAGGGCGAGAACTGGACGCTCACCGCCGGCTATCGCGCATGGCATGGCCGCGTGCTGCTCTTCGATCCGACGAACGCGAAGTCGGCGGCCTACAATCCGTTGCTTGAGGTGCGACGGGGCGAATGGGAAGTCCGCGACGTGCAGAACATCGCCGACATTCTCGTCGACCCGGAAGGCTCGCTCGAAAAGCGAAACCACTGGGAGAAGACATCGCACGCGCTTCTGGTCGGCGCGATCCTGCACGTCCTGTACGCAGAGGCCGACAAGACATTGGCCGGCGTCGCCGCCTTCCTCTCCGATCCGAAGCGCCCGATCGAGTCGACGCTCGCGGCGATGATGAAGACCGCCCATCTCGGCGAGGCCGGTCCACATCCGGTGATTGCCAGCGCCGCCCGCGAGTTGCTCAACAAGTCCGATAACGAGCGCTCCGGGGTGCTGTCGACAGCGATGTCGTTCCTCGGCCTGTATCGCGATCCCGTGGTCGCGGAAGTTACCCGTCGGTGCGACTGGCGCATCGCCGACATGGTCGGCGGCAAGTATCCGACCACGCTCTACCTCGTGGTGCCGCCATCTGACATAAACCGGACCAAGCCGCTGATCCGCCTGATCCTTAATCAGGTCGGCCGCCGTCTGACCGAGGACCTCCAGGCGAAGGGCAATCGCCATCGGCTGCTGCTCATGCTCGACGAGTTTCCCGCGCTTGGGCGCCTGGACTTTTTCGAGAGCGCGCTCGCCTTCATGGCGGGCTACGGTCTGAAGGCGTTCCTCATCGCGCAATCGCTGAACCAAATCGAGAAAGCTTACGGTCCGAACAACTCGATCCTCGATAACTGCCATGTGCGCGTCAGCTTCGCCACCAACGACGAGCGAACTGCGAAGCGCGTTTCGGATGCGCTTGGAACCGCGACCGAAATGAAGGCCATGAAGAACTACGCCGGCCACCGGCTATCGCCCTGGCTCGGCCACCTGATGGTCTCGCGCTCGGAGACTGCTCGGCAACTGCTCACGCCGGGCGAGATCATGCAGCTCCCGCCGTCAGACGAGATCGTCATGGTCGCCGGCATCCCGCCTATCCGCGCAAAGAAGGCCCGCTATTACGAGGATCGTCGGCTTCAGGAGCGCATCCTTACGCCTCCCGCACTCACGAAGCCCGCAAGCGCTCGAGCCGACGATTGGAGCGCGCTCGCCATACCGAAACCCCCCGTGCTGAGTGCGCCAGCTACGGCAGATAATCTGGCCGACGACGACCCGACGGACTCCGAGCAACGGCATCAGCCTGAACTGAGCCGCACGAAAACCGTCGAACGCAAGGCGATCGTCGACAACGAATTCGAGATCGATCCTCGCGACGACGTCGATGAGGATGCTGCGCGCCTCAGCCGCATGACGCAGACCATGCGCCAGGTCGCTCGGCAGGCATCGCTCGATCCTGGCGATGGCATCGAGCTGTAG